The following proteins come from a genomic window of Ailuropoda melanoleuca isolate Jingjing chromosome 2, ASM200744v2, whole genome shotgun sequence:
- the LOC117797339 gene encoding E3 ubiquitin-protein ligase TRIM62-like encodes MACSLKDELLCSICLSIYQDPVSLGCEHYFCRRCITEHWVRQEAQGARDCPECRRTFAEPALAPSLKLANIVERYSAFPLDAILNARRAARPCQAHDKVKLFCLTDRALLCFFCDEPALHEQHQVTGIDDAFEELQEVFPPPPPT; translated from the exons ATGGCGTGCAGCCTCAAGGACGAGCTGCTCTGCTCCATCTGTCTGAGCATCTACCAGGACCCGGTGAGCCTGGGCTGCGAGCACTACTTCTGCCGCCGCTGCATCACCGAGCACTGGGTGAGGCAGGAGGCGCAGGGCGCCCGCGACTGCCCCGAGTGCCGGCGCACGTTCGCCGAGCCCGCGCTCGCGCCCAGCCTCAAGCTAGCCAACATCGTGGAGCGCTACAGCGCTTTCCCGCTGGACGCCATCCTCAACGCGCGCCGCGCCGCGAGACCCTGCCAGGCGCACGACAAGGTCAAGCTCTTCTGCCTCACGGACCGCGCGCTGCTCTGCTTCTTCTGCGACGAGCCCGCGCTCCATGAGCAGCACCAGGTCACCGGCATCGATGATGCCTTCGAGGAGTTGCAG GAGGTGTTCCCCCCACCACCGCCGACATGA